A region from the Pseudonocardia petroleophila genome encodes:
- the cydD gene encoding thiol reductant ABC exporter subunit CydD — protein MKPLDPRLVRSVAAVRVHLAVVVVLGVATTGVILAQAWLLARTIATAELAVSVAALAAFAPARAALAYGGETLALRSAATVKSALRRRLVRHVVDDPQGAGEVVTLATRGLDALDDYVARFLPQLVLAVLVPAAVLVVVARADWISALVIGLTLPLIPLFMALVGWHTRARTQRQWRLLERLAGHFLDVVEGLPTLALFRRSRAAATQIRAATDAHRDATLGTLRIAFLSAFVLELLATLAVALVAVEVGLRLLYGHLDLETALLVLILAPEAYLPLREVGARFHASTEGVAAAERVFEVLERPVPPVVAGGPVAAPSVVRFEGVSLSFGEVPVLRGLDLALAAGTTTLVTGRSGAGKSTLLALLLRFATPDSGRLTVDGRDLAAVSTEQWRRLIAWVPQRPHLFDASLADNIRLGSPGASLADVADAAGRAGLADVVAALPAGYDTHLGERGTRLSSGQRQRVALARAFLRRAPIVLLDEPTAHLDAAMAAVVRASVADLVRGATAVIVAHDDGWSDLADAVVHLDTAAPDPGDPTAPGASDAWTGPAVPRGPAPGTRSPEPVR, from the coding sequence TTGAAGCCGCTTGACCCCCGCCTGGTCCGCAGCGTCGCCGCGGTGCGGGTGCACCTGGCCGTCGTCGTCGTACTCGGCGTCGCGACGACGGGGGTGATCCTGGCGCAGGCCTGGCTGCTGGCGCGCACGATCGCCACCGCGGAGCTCGCCGTCTCGGTGGCAGCGCTGGCCGCGTTCGCGCCGGCCCGGGCCGCGCTCGCGTACGGCGGGGAGACCCTCGCGCTGCGCAGCGCGGCGACGGTGAAGTCGGCGCTGCGGCGGCGGCTGGTCCGGCACGTCGTCGACGACCCGCAGGGCGCGGGCGAGGTCGTCACGCTGGCGACCCGCGGCCTCGACGCCCTCGACGACTACGTCGCCCGGTTCCTGCCCCAGCTCGTGCTCGCGGTGCTCGTGCCCGCGGCGGTGCTGGTGGTCGTCGCGCGGGCCGACTGGATCTCCGCGCTGGTCATCGGCCTGACGCTGCCCCTGATCCCGCTGTTCATGGCGCTCGTCGGCTGGCACACCCGGGCCCGGACGCAGCGTCAGTGGCGGCTGCTCGAACGCCTCGCCGGGCACTTCCTCGACGTCGTCGAGGGGCTGCCGACGCTGGCGCTGTTCCGCCGCTCGAGGGCCGCGGCCACGCAGATCCGCGCGGCCACCGACGCCCACCGCGACGCGACGCTGGGCACGCTGCGGATCGCGTTCCTCTCGGCGTTCGTGCTGGAGCTGCTGGCGACGCTGGCGGTGGCGCTGGTGGCCGTCGAGGTCGGGCTGCGGCTGCTCTACGGCCACCTGGACCTGGAGACCGCGCTGCTCGTGCTGATCCTCGCGCCGGAGGCGTACCTGCCGCTGCGCGAGGTGGGGGCGCGGTTCCACGCGTCGACCGAGGGGGTGGCGGCCGCGGAGCGGGTGTTCGAGGTGCTGGAGCGGCCGGTGCCCCCGGTGGTCGCGGGAGGCCCGGTCGCCGCACCGTCGGTCGTCCGGTTCGAGGGCGTCTCGCTGTCCTTCGGCGAGGTCCCCGTCCTGCGCGGGCTCGACCTCGCGCTCGCCGCCGGCACCACGACGCTCGTCACCGGGCGCAGCGGGGCGGGCAAGTCGACGCTGCTCGCGCTGCTGCTGCGGTTCGCGACGCCCGACTCGGGGCGCCTCACCGTCGACGGGCGCGACCTCGCCGCGGTGTCCACCGAGCAGTGGCGGCGGCTGATCGCCTGGGTGCCCCAGCGGCCGCACCTGTTCGACGCCTCGCTCGCCGACAACATCCGCCTCGGCTCCCCCGGCGCCTCGCTCGCCGACGTCGCGGACGCCGCCGGGCGGGCCGGGCTCGCCGACGTGGTCGCCGCCCTGCCCGCGGGCTACGACACGCACCTCGGCGAGCGCGGCACGCGGCTGTCGTCCGGGCAGCGGCAGCGGGTGGCGCTCGCGCGCGCGTTCCTGCGCCGGGCCCCGATCGTCCTGCTCGACGAACCGACCGCGCACCTGGACGCGGCGATGGCGGCGGTCGTCCGGGCGTCGGTCGCGGATCTGGTGCGCGGCGCGACGGCGGTGATCGTCGCCCACGACGACGGCTGGTCCGACCTGGCCGACGCGGTCGTGCACCTCGACACCGCTGCGCCCGACCCCGGCGACCCCACCGCACCCGGTGCCTCCGACGCCTGGACCGGCCCCGCGGTCCCCCGCGGCCCGGCCCCCGGCACCCGCTCGCCGGAACCGGTCCGATGA
- the cydC gene encoding thiol reductant ABC exporter subunit CydC has product MIVLARPRGARFALGVLAGAVATASAVALLATAAWLISTAAAQPPITALSVAVVATRALGVTRGTARYLERLITHDAALRTLSDVRVRVYERLARTEPVRRFRSGDLVTRLVGDTDATQDLLIRGLTPPAAALVTGAGVVGLSTAVLVPGGALLAAGLLLGGVAVPLLAAAAGRGPGRRAAAARAELSTALVDALHGAPDLHAHGAMPAAVARVEAADAALTRTARRDATLLGLGAGASALVAGLTVWGTLLLGVAAVDDLGTVGLAVLVLTALAAFEIVAPLPAVAARLGGLRAAGARLFDVLDAPPAVTRRPAAPVRDEPGLRIRDLRVRYGPDEPWVLDGLDLDLPPGRRIAVVGPSGVGKSTLAAVLFRFRDPDAGTVHLDGVDVTTQDPDDVRRVIGGVPADPHVFDATVRANLLLARPGATDAELSAVLDRVRLTAPLAPAGGLDAETGPHGDRLSGGMRTRLALARALLADPRVLVLDEPTAHLDPETRDAVLADVLAATRGRTLVLVTHDPAGLDALDEVVELSSARRTPAAR; this is encoded by the coding sequence ATGATCGTCCTCGCCCGGCCGCGCGGGGCCCGGTTCGCGCTCGGCGTCCTGGCCGGGGCCGTCGCCACCGCGTCCGCGGTCGCCCTGCTCGCCACCGCCGCCTGGCTGATCAGCACGGCCGCCGCGCAGCCGCCGATCACCGCGCTGAGCGTCGCCGTCGTCGCGACGCGGGCGCTCGGCGTCACCCGCGGGACGGCCCGGTACCTCGAACGCCTCATCACCCACGACGCCGCGCTGCGCACCCTGTCCGACGTGCGGGTCCGCGTCTACGAGCGGCTCGCGCGCACCGAGCCGGTGCGCCGGTTCCGCTCCGGCGACCTGGTGACGCGGCTGGTCGGCGACACCGACGCCACCCAAGACCTGCTGATCCGCGGGCTCACCCCGCCCGCGGCCGCGCTCGTCACCGGGGCCGGGGTCGTCGGGCTGTCGACGGCGGTGCTCGTGCCCGGCGGCGCGCTGCTCGCCGCGGGGCTGCTCCTCGGCGGGGTCGCGGTGCCGCTGCTGGCCGCCGCGGCCGGTCGCGGTCCGGGTCGCCGGGCCGCCGCGGCCAGGGCGGAGCTGTCGACCGCGCTCGTCGACGCCCTGCACGGCGCCCCCGACCTGCACGCCCACGGCGCGATGCCCGCCGCCGTGGCCCGGGTGGAGGCGGCCGACGCCGCGCTCACCCGGACCGCCCGCCGCGACGCGACGCTGCTCGGCCTCGGGGCGGGGGCGTCCGCGCTGGTCGCGGGCCTGACGGTGTGGGGAACGCTGCTGCTCGGCGTCGCCGCCGTCGACGACCTCGGCACCGTCGGCCTCGCGGTGCTGGTGCTCACCGCGCTCGCCGCGTTCGAGATCGTCGCCCCGCTCCCGGCGGTCGCCGCGCGCCTGGGCGGCCTGCGGGCCGCGGGCGCCCGCCTGTTCGACGTCCTCGACGCCCCGCCCGCGGTGACCCGGCGGCCCGCCGCGCCCGTGCGCGACGAGCCGGGCCTGCGGATCCGCGACCTGCGCGTCCGCTACGGGCCGGACGAGCCGTGGGTCCTCGACGGTCTCGACCTCGACCTGCCGCCGGGTCGCCGGATCGCCGTCGTCGGGCCGAGCGGGGTGGGCAAGTCGACGCTGGCGGCGGTGCTGTTCCGGTTCCGCGACCCCGACGCCGGCACCGTGCACCTCGACGGCGTCGACGTCACCACGCAGGACCCCGACGACGTCCGCCGCGTGATCGGCGGCGTCCCCGCCGACCCCCACGTGTTCGACGCGACGGTGCGCGCCAACCTGCTCCTCGCCCGCCCCGGCGCCACCGACGCGGAGCTGTCGGCGGTGCTCGACCGCGTCCGGCTGACCGCGCCGCTGGCCCCCGCGGGCGGGCTCGACGCCGAGACCGGCCCGCACGGCGACCGGCTCTCCGGCGGCATGCGCACCCGGCTCGCGCTGGCCAGGGCCCTGCTCGCCGACCCGCGCGTCCTCGTCCTCGACGAGCCGACCGCCCACCTCGACCCCGAGACCCGCGACG
- the cydB gene encoding cytochrome d ubiquinol oxidase subunit II → MDLATVWFLAIALLWTGYLVLEGFDFGVGMLLPSVGRDEPGRRTMINAIGPVWDGNEVWLITAIGAMFAAFPAWYAAVLSGFYLPVLLVVVALVFRGVAFEYRGKIDSPAWRRRWDAAIVGGSLVPAFGWGLVFANMLRGVEIGADGVVRSSLPDLLSPYALLGGLATTALFVLHGALFLGLKTDGPVRQRARAAARRAAFVAVPVVGGFLAWTVHDRGTGVVAAVAAVVLLLAAVGCAARRREGWAFAATATAVVAVSVVVFTGLHPELLPSLVDPAYALTVADASSAPYTLGILSAVAAVFLPLVIGYQAWSYWVFRKRVHVEAA, encoded by the coding sequence ATGGATCTCGCGACGGTCTGGTTCCTCGCCATCGCCCTGCTCTGGACCGGCTACCTCGTGCTGGAGGGCTTCGACTTCGGCGTCGGGATGCTGCTGCCCTCCGTCGGGCGCGACGAGCCGGGGCGCCGGACGATGATCAACGCGATCGGCCCGGTGTGGGACGGCAACGAGGTGTGGCTGATCACCGCGATCGGCGCGATGTTCGCCGCGTTCCCCGCCTGGTACGCCGCCGTGCTCAGCGGCTTCTACCTGCCGGTGCTGCTGGTCGTGGTGGCGCTGGTGTTCCGCGGGGTCGCGTTCGAGTACCGCGGCAAGATCGACTCGCCGGCGTGGCGGCGGCGCTGGGACGCGGCGATCGTCGGCGGCAGCCTGGTCCCGGCGTTCGGCTGGGGGCTGGTGTTCGCGAACATGCTGCGCGGCGTCGAGATCGGCGCCGACGGGGTGGTCCGCTCCTCGCTGCCCGACCTCCTGTCCCCCTACGCCCTGCTCGGCGGGCTCGCCACGACCGCGCTGTTCGTCCTGCACGGAGCGCTGTTCCTGGGCCTGAAGACCGACGGGCCGGTGCGGCAGCGGGCGCGGGCGGCGGCGCGGCGGGCCGCGTTCGTCGCGGTGCCCGTGGTCGGCGGGTTCCTGGCGTGGACGGTGCACGACCGGGGCACGGGCGTCGTCGCGGCGGTGGCCGCGGTGGTCCTGCTGCTCGCGGCCGTCGGGTGCGCGGCGCGGCGCCGGGAGGGGTGGGCGTTCGCGGCCACCGCGACCGCGGTCGTCGCGGTGTCGGTGGTGGTCTTCACCGGCCTGCACCCGGAGCTGCTGCCCTCGCTCGTCGACCCCGCGTACGCCCTGACCGTCGCCGACGCGTCGTCGGCGCCGTACACGCTGGGGATCCTCAGCGCGGTCGCCGCGGTGTTCCTGCCCCTGGTGATCGGCTACCAGGCGTGGAGCTACTGGGTGTTCCGCAAGCGGGTGCACGTTGAAGCCGCTTGA